A DNA window from Arachis duranensis cultivar V14167 chromosome 3, aradu.V14167.gnm2.J7QH, whole genome shotgun sequence contains the following coding sequences:
- the LOC107476869 gene encoding histone H2B yields MAPKAEKKPAEKKPAEEKKSAVAEKAPPAEKKPKAGKKLPKEGAAAGDKKKKRNKKNVETYKIYIFKVLKQVHPDIGISSKAMGIMNSFINDIFEKLAQEASRLARYNKKPTITSREIQTAVRLVLPGELAKHAVSEGTKAVTKFTSS; encoded by the coding sequence atggcacctaaggcagAGAAGAAACCAGCTGAGAAGAAGCCGGCTGAGGAGAAGAAATCCGCCGTGGCTGAGAAGGCTCCACCTGCGGAGAAGAAGCCAAAGGCAGGAAAGAAGCTGCCGAAGGAAGGTGCCGCCGCCGgggacaagaagaagaagaggaacaaGAAGAACGTTGAGACCTACAAGATCTACATCTTCAAGGTTTTGAAGCAAGTCCACCCTGACATCGGTATCTCCAGCAAGGCCATGGGAATCATGAACAGCTTCATCAACGACATCTTCGAGAAGCTCGCCCAAGAAGCTTCTAGACTTGCCCGATACAACAAGAAGCCAACTATCACCTCGAGGGAAATCCAGACTGCGGTCAGACTCGTGCTGCCCGGAGAGTTGGCTAAGCACGCCGTTTCTGAGGGTACCAAGGCGGTGACTAAGTTTACCAGCTCTTAA